In the genome of Vicia villosa cultivar HV-30 ecotype Madison, WI linkage group LG7, Vvil1.0, whole genome shotgun sequence, one region contains:
- the LOC131616496 gene encoding B3 domain-containing transcription factor NGA1 isoform X1, producing MELLQEVKGYSQEEEEEEEIITRTTKEDENSSKQQLQHCPFSSSPSNFSLSSSSPSTTHHHHHNHNHDVTNQWLGINHHHHHSPESHNSSSGGLGLLHQHHHHHQHQDATTTTTTSNFKNQTSLKQIDFMELSLGSNSSIINKDPSSSNANINNLHQPQEQQQQQPSTHEKEHMFDKVVTPSDVGKLNRLVIPKQHAEKYFPLDSTSNEKGLLLNFEDRNGKLWRFRYSYWNSSQSYVMTKGWSRFVKEKKLDAGDIVSFQRGVGDLFRHRLFIDWRRRTNHNHNMDPSATLFTPFFLPNQQQYSIRWGGANSRFYSLPYPSPQSQRLQQQNLHDPLQNQMNYNYQMYPFHQQGVNANPNYNFHHHDPSSLFYMRSSLPSAPSMVDQGSLTRQQGGGGGGVGVGGDNVPNMIIDSVPVSHHYHQQHGGFSSSGNFTSSSTMASSSINGAAKRLRLFGVNMECGSSTSDDNLPNSLPSSSNLRETFSTSSTTFEEDKKREASLIFGLDPSLQYHNFHQQ from the coding sequence ATGGAGTTGTTGCAAGAAGTGAAAGGCTATTcacaagaggaagaggaagaagaagaaatcataacaagaacaacaaaagaaGATGAAAACAGTAGTAAGCAACAATTACAACACtgccctttttcttcttctccttctaatttctctttatcttcttcttcaccttcaacaactcatcatcatcatcataatcataatcatgATGTCACAAATCAATGGCTAggaatcaatcatcatcatcatcactctcCTGAGTCTCACAATTCATCTTCTGGTGGATTAGGGCTATTacaccaacatcatcatcatcatcaacatcaagatgctacaacaacaacaacaacctcgaatttcaaaaatcaaacaagtttaaaacaaattgatttcaTGGAATTATCACTAGGTAGCAACAGCAGCATCATCAACAAAGATCCTAGTTCTTCGAATGCAAACATAAACAACCTACATCAACCGCAAGAGCAGCAACAGCAACAACCTAGTACTCATGAAAAAGAGCACATGTTCGACAAAGTTGTAACCCCGAGTGATGTTGGAAAACTGAACCGTTTAGTGATACCGAAACAGCATGCTGAGAAGTATTTCCCTCTCGATTCAACCTCGAATGAGAAAGGCCTTCTTCTCAATTTCGAAGATCGAAATGGAAAATTGTGGAGATTCAGATACTCTTATTGGAACAGTAGTCAAAGCTATGTCATGACAAAAGGTTGGAGCCGTTTTGTCAAAGAGAAAAAACTTGATGCCGGTGACATTGTTTCGTTTCAACGAGGCGTTGGCGATTTGTTTCGACATCGATTGTTTATCGATTGGAGGAGGAGAACTAATCATAACCATAATATGGATCCTTCAGCAACACTTTTCACTCCTTTCTTTCTTCCTAATCAACAGCAATATTCTATTAGATGGGGAGGTGCTAATAGTAGATTCTACTCACTTCCTTATCCTTCACCACAATCACAAAGGTTACAACAACAAAATCTTCATGACCCTTTACAGAATCAGATGAATTACAATTACCAAATGTATCCATTTCACCAACAAGGTGTTAATGCGAATCCGAATTACAATTTTCATCATCATGATCCAAGTTCTCTCTTTTACATGAGATCATCGTTACCATCGGCGCCGTCGATGGTTGATCAAGGAAGCTTAACAAGACAacaaggaggaggaggaggaggagtagGAGTAGGAGGAGACAATGTTCCAAACATGATTATTGATTCTGTTCCTGTTTCtcatcattatcatcaacaaCATGGTGGTTTTTCTAGCAGTGGAAATTTTACTAGTTCTAGTACAATGGCTAGTAGTAGTATTAATGGTGCTGCAAAAAGGTTAAGGTTGTTTGGTGTGAACATGGAATGTGGATCTTCAACAAGTGATGATAATTTGCCTAATTCACTTCCTTCTTCTTCAAATTTGAGAGAAACATtttcaacatcatcaacaacatttGAAGAGGACAAGAAAAGAGAAGCTTCATTGATTTTTGGTTTAGACCCTTCTTTGCAATATCATAATTTCCATCAACAATGA
- the LOC131616496 gene encoding B3 domain-containing transcription factor NGA1 isoform X3: MELLQEVKGYSQEEEEEEEIITRTTKEDENRINHHHHHSPESHNSSSGGLGLLHQHHHHHQHQDATTTTTTSNFKNQTSLKQIDFMELSLGSNSSIINKDPSSSNANINNLHQPQEQQQQQPSTHEKEHMFDKVVTPSDVGKLNRLVIPKQHAEKYFPLDSTSNEKGLLLNFEDRNGKLWRFRYSYWNSSQSYVMTKGWSRFVKEKKLDAGDIVSFQRGVGDLFRHRLFIDWRRRTNHNHNMDPSATLFTPFFLPNQQQYSIRWGGANSRFYSLPYPSPQSQRLQQQNLHDPLQNQMNYNYQMYPFHQQGVNANPNYNFHHHDPSSLFYMRSSLPSAPSMVDQGSLTRQQGGGGGGVGVGGDNVPNMIIDSVPVSHHYHQQHGGFSSSGNFTSSSTMASSSINGAAKRLRLFGVNMECGSSTSDDNLPNSLPSSSNLRETFSTSSTTFEEDKKREASLIFGLDPSLQYHNFHQQ; encoded by the exons ATGGAGTTGTTGCAAGAAGTGAAAGGCTATTcacaagaggaagaggaagaagaagaaatcataacaagaacaacaaaagaaGATGAAAACA gaatcaatcatcatcatcatcactctcCTGAGTCTCACAATTCATCTTCTGGTGGATTAGGGCTATTacaccaacatcatcatcatcatcaacatcaagatgctacaacaacaacaacaacctcgaatttcaaaaatcaaacaagtttaaaacaaattgatttcaTGGAATTATCACTAGGTAGCAACAGCAGCATCATCAACAAAGATCCTAGTTCTTCGAATGCAAACATAAACAACCTACATCAACCGCAAGAGCAGCAACAGCAACAACCTAGTACTCATGAAAAAGAGCACATGTTCGACAAAGTTGTAACCCCGAGTGATGTTGGAAAACTGAACCGTTTAGTGATACCGAAACAGCATGCTGAGAAGTATTTCCCTCTCGATTCAACCTCGAATGAGAAAGGCCTTCTTCTCAATTTCGAAGATCGAAATGGAAAATTGTGGAGATTCAGATACTCTTATTGGAACAGTAGTCAAAGCTATGTCATGACAAAAGGTTGGAGCCGTTTTGTCAAAGAGAAAAAACTTGATGCCGGTGACATTGTTTCGTTTCAACGAGGCGTTGGCGATTTGTTTCGACATCGATTGTTTATCGATTGGAGGAGGAGAACTAATCATAACCATAATATGGATCCTTCAGCAACACTTTTCACTCCTTTCTTTCTTCCTAATCAACAGCAATATTCTATTAGATGGGGAGGTGCTAATAGTAGATTCTACTCACTTCCTTATCCTTCACCACAATCACAAAGGTTACAACAACAAAATCTTCATGACCCTTTACAGAATCAGATGAATTACAATTACCAAATGTATCCATTTCACCAACAAGGTGTTAATGCGAATCCGAATTACAATTTTCATCATCATGATCCAAGTTCTCTCTTTTACATGAGATCATCGTTACCATCGGCGCCGTCGATGGTTGATCAAGGAAGCTTAACAAGACAacaaggaggaggaggaggaggagtagGAGTAGGAGGAGACAATGTTCCAAACATGATTATTGATTCTGTTCCTGTTTCtcatcattatcatcaacaaCATGGTGGTTTTTCTAGCAGTGGAAATTTTACTAGTTCTAGTACAATGGCTAGTAGTAGTATTAATGGTGCTGCAAAAAGGTTAAGGTTGTTTGGTGTGAACATGGAATGTGGATCTTCAACAAGTGATGATAATTTGCCTAATTCACTTCCTTCTTCTTCAAATTTGAGAGAAACATtttcaacatcatcaacaacatttGAAGAGGACAAGAAAAGAGAAGCTTCATTGATTTTTGGTTTAGACCCTTCTTTGCAATATCATAATTTCCATCAACAATGA
- the LOC131616496 gene encoding B3 domain-containing transcription factor NGA1 isoform X2 has protein sequence MELLQEVKGYSQEEEEEEEIITRTTKEDENSRINHHHHHSPESHNSSSGGLGLLHQHHHHHQHQDATTTTTTSNFKNQTSLKQIDFMELSLGSNSSIINKDPSSSNANINNLHQPQEQQQQQPSTHEKEHMFDKVVTPSDVGKLNRLVIPKQHAEKYFPLDSTSNEKGLLLNFEDRNGKLWRFRYSYWNSSQSYVMTKGWSRFVKEKKLDAGDIVSFQRGVGDLFRHRLFIDWRRRTNHNHNMDPSATLFTPFFLPNQQQYSIRWGGANSRFYSLPYPSPQSQRLQQQNLHDPLQNQMNYNYQMYPFHQQGVNANPNYNFHHHDPSSLFYMRSSLPSAPSMVDQGSLTRQQGGGGGGVGVGGDNVPNMIIDSVPVSHHYHQQHGGFSSSGNFTSSSTMASSSINGAAKRLRLFGVNMECGSSTSDDNLPNSLPSSSNLRETFSTSSTTFEEDKKREASLIFGLDPSLQYHNFHQQ, from the exons ATGGAGTTGTTGCAAGAAGTGAAAGGCTATTcacaagaggaagaggaagaagaagaaatcataacaagaacaacaaaagaaGATGAAAACAGTA gaatcaatcatcatcatcatcactctcCTGAGTCTCACAATTCATCTTCTGGTGGATTAGGGCTATTacaccaacatcatcatcatcatcaacatcaagatgctacaacaacaacaacaacctcgaatttcaaaaatcaaacaagtttaaaacaaattgatttcaTGGAATTATCACTAGGTAGCAACAGCAGCATCATCAACAAAGATCCTAGTTCTTCGAATGCAAACATAAACAACCTACATCAACCGCAAGAGCAGCAACAGCAACAACCTAGTACTCATGAAAAAGAGCACATGTTCGACAAAGTTGTAACCCCGAGTGATGTTGGAAAACTGAACCGTTTAGTGATACCGAAACAGCATGCTGAGAAGTATTTCCCTCTCGATTCAACCTCGAATGAGAAAGGCCTTCTTCTCAATTTCGAAGATCGAAATGGAAAATTGTGGAGATTCAGATACTCTTATTGGAACAGTAGTCAAAGCTATGTCATGACAAAAGGTTGGAGCCGTTTTGTCAAAGAGAAAAAACTTGATGCCGGTGACATTGTTTCGTTTCAACGAGGCGTTGGCGATTTGTTTCGACATCGATTGTTTATCGATTGGAGGAGGAGAACTAATCATAACCATAATATGGATCCTTCAGCAACACTTTTCACTCCTTTCTTTCTTCCTAATCAACAGCAATATTCTATTAGATGGGGAGGTGCTAATAGTAGATTCTACTCACTTCCTTATCCTTCACCACAATCACAAAGGTTACAACAACAAAATCTTCATGACCCTTTACAGAATCAGATGAATTACAATTACCAAATGTATCCATTTCACCAACAAGGTGTTAATGCGAATCCGAATTACAATTTTCATCATCATGATCCAAGTTCTCTCTTTTACATGAGATCATCGTTACCATCGGCGCCGTCGATGGTTGATCAAGGAAGCTTAACAAGACAacaaggaggaggaggaggaggagtagGAGTAGGAGGAGACAATGTTCCAAACATGATTATTGATTCTGTTCCTGTTTCtcatcattatcatcaacaaCATGGTGGTTTTTCTAGCAGTGGAAATTTTACTAGTTCTAGTACAATGGCTAGTAGTAGTATTAATGGTGCTGCAAAAAGGTTAAGGTTGTTTGGTGTGAACATGGAATGTGGATCTTCAACAAGTGATGATAATTTGCCTAATTCACTTCCTTCTTCTTCAAATTTGAGAGAAACATtttcaacatcatcaacaacatttGAAGAGGACAAGAAAAGAGAAGCTTCATTGATTTTTGGTTTAGACCCTTCTTTGCAATATCATAATTTCCATCAACAATGA